The Tenacibaculum jejuense genome includes a window with the following:
- a CDS encoding NAD-dependent epimerase/dehydratase family protein, which yields MRNVMVTGASGYVGKNFIESYSSNYNLFTFSLLKNSIESLELQNIDVILHCAALVHKSKVKNAEYKKVNVNYPYNLAKKAKSQGVKQFVFISSIAIYGNKSLINYKTEKKPNNEYGLSKLQAEELLESLNDETFVVSIVRPPMVYGKNAPGNINRLLSLIKRTPILPFKGIKNKRNFVYIQNLLQGINHIIENKIEGDFLICDDESISTTDLIINLSKVINKRVILIRIPFFNFVLRTFKPILYDKLYSDLIIDNTKTNNILKYKTPYSLFDGLKSISKIK from the coding sequence ATGAGAAATGTAATGGTTACTGGAGCTTCAGGATATGTAGGGAAAAATTTTATTGAAAGTTATTCGTCAAATTACAATTTATTTACTTTCTCCTTACTGAAAAATTCTATAGAAAGCCTAGAATTACAAAATATAGATGTAATTCTTCATTGTGCTGCCTTAGTTCATAAATCGAAAGTTAAAAATGCAGAGTATAAAAAGGTAAACGTTAACTATCCATATAATTTAGCAAAAAAAGCTAAGTCACAAGGAGTGAAACAATTTGTTTTTATTAGTAGTATAGCAATCTATGGAAATAAATCGTTGATTAACTATAAAACTGAAAAAAAACCAAATAATGAATACGGACTTAGTAAATTGCAAGCAGAAGAATTACTTGAATCGTTAAATGATGAAACTTTTGTAGTTAGTATTGTTAGACCTCCAATGGTCTATGGTAAAAATGCACCTGGTAACATAAATAGGTTATTAAGTTTAATTAAAAGAACACCAATTTTACCTTTTAAAGGAATTAAGAATAAAAGAAATTTTGTTTATATCCAGAATCTATTACAAGGAATTAATCATATTATTGAGAATAAAATAGAAGGAGATTTTTTGATTTGTGATGATGAAAGTATAAGTACAACAGATTTAATCATTAATTTATCAAAAGTAATTAATAAAAGGGTAATACTGATAAGGATTCCTTTTTTTAATTTTGTCCTGAGAACTTTTAAACCAATTTTGTATGATAAATTATATAGTGACTTAATAATTGATAATACAAAGACTAATAATATATTAAAGTATAAAACACCATATTCGTTATTTGATGGTTTAAAAAGTATTAGTAAAATTAAATAA
- the rfbA gene encoding glucose-1-phosphate thymidylyltransferase RfbA, producing MKGIILAGGSGTRLYPITKGVSKQLLPIYDKPMIYYPLSVLMLSGIKEVLIISTPHDLPNFEKLLGNGKDLGIKLSYKEQPSPDGLAQAFIIGEEFIGDDNVCMILGDNIFYGHGLVEMLGNARKNVEQEKKATVFGYYVKDPERYGVAEFDDNGNVISIEEKPKQPKSNYAVVGLYYFPNNVVKKAKEVKPSDRGELEITSLNQTYLEENDLKVELMGRGFAWLDTGTHDSLMEAGQFIETIEKRQGLKVACLEEIALYMGYITKEEVEKLAQPLKKNNYGQYLLNLVKE from the coding sequence ATGAAAGGAATTATTTTAGCTGGAGGAAGTGGTACTCGTTTATATCCAATTACCAAAGGAGTTTCAAAACAATTATTACCAATTTATGATAAACCGATGATTTACTATCCATTATCGGTTTTAATGTTGTCAGGAATAAAAGAAGTTTTAATTATTTCCACACCTCATGATTTACCAAATTTTGAAAAATTATTAGGAAACGGAAAGGATCTTGGTATAAAATTAAGTTATAAAGAGCAACCTTCTCCAGATGGATTAGCACAAGCTTTTATTATTGGTGAAGAATTTATTGGGGATGATAATGTATGTATGATTTTAGGAGATAATATTTTTTATGGTCATGGTTTGGTGGAAATGCTAGGAAATGCTAGGAAGAATGTAGAACAAGAAAAAAAGGCAACTGTTTTTGGTTATTATGTTAAAGACCCGGAGCGTTATGGTGTTGCTGAGTTTGATGATAATGGAAATGTAATTTCGATAGAGGAAAAACCAAAACAACCAAAATCCAATTACGCAGTAGTAGGTTTGTATTATTTTCCAAATAATGTAGTTAAGAAAGCTAAAGAAGTAAAACCTTCAGATAGAGGAGAACTTGAAATTACCTCACTTAATCAAACTTATCTTGAAGAGAATGATTTGAAAGTAGAATTAATGGGTAGAGGTTTTGCATGGTTAGATACAGGGACCCATGATTCTTTAATGGAAGCAGGTCAATTTATAGAAACAATTGAAAAAAGACAAGGATTAAAAGTAGCTTGTTTAGAAGAAATAGCTCTTTATATGGGCTATATTACTAAAGAAGAAGTTGAAAAATTAGCTCAACCTTTGAAGAAAAATAATTATGGTCAATACTTATTAAATTTAGTTAAAGAATAA
- the rfbD gene encoding dTDP-4-dehydrorhamnose reductase, which translates to MNVLVTGSSGQLGSEIKVLSKKHIYRHVFFFENTSGLDITDLSSVKDYFKQNDINAVINCAAYTAVDKAESEQELARKVNADGVRNLLEALNERGRFIHISTDYVFNGESYIPYKETDKVDPLGTYGKTKREGEEYFLNSNTKGFIIRTSWVYSSFGNNFVKTMLRLGKDRESLGVIFDQIGSPTYARDLAKVCLTFLEQDTPSKTEIYHYSNEGVASWYDFAKSIMEIANLKCNVKPIETKDYPTPAKRPNYSFLNKTKIKKDLNIEIPHWRDSLNECIKELEK; encoded by the coding sequence ATGAATGTATTAGTAACAGGATCATCGGGACAATTAGGATCAGAAATTAAAGTGCTTTCAAAAAAACACATATACAGACATGTTTTTTTCTTTGAAAACACTTCAGGATTAGACATAACTGACCTATCTTCTGTAAAAGATTATTTTAAACAAAACGATATCAATGCTGTAATAAATTGTGCAGCTTATACAGCTGTTGATAAAGCAGAATCGGAGCAAGAGCTTGCAAGAAAAGTAAATGCGGATGGAGTAAGAAACTTATTAGAAGCATTAAATGAAAGAGGTAGATTTATTCATATTTCAACAGATTATGTTTTTAATGGAGAAAGTTATATTCCTTACAAAGAAACTGACAAAGTTGACCCATTAGGGACTTATGGGAAAACAAAAAGAGAAGGGGAAGAGTATTTTCTTAATTCTAACACAAAAGGTTTTATTATAAGAACCTCTTGGGTGTATTCTAGTTTTGGGAATAATTTTGTCAAGACTATGCTTCGTCTTGGTAAAGATAGAGAGAGTCTCGGTGTTATTTTTGATCAAATAGGATCACCTACATATGCAAGAGATCTCGCTAAGGTGTGTTTAACTTTCTTAGAACAAGATACTCCGAGTAAAACCGAAATTTATCATTATTCTAATGAAGGAGTGGCTTCTTGGTATGACTTTGCTAAAAGTATTATGGAAATAGCTAATCTTAAATGCAATGTTAAACCGATAGAAACAAAAGATTATCCGACACCAGCTAAAAGGCCGAATTATTCATTTTTAAATAAAACAAAAATTAAAAAAGATTTAAACATAGAGATACCTCATTGGAGAGATTCGTTAAATGAATGTATTAAAGAACTAGAAAAATAA